One stretch of Juglans microcarpa x Juglans regia isolate MS1-56 chromosome 3D, Jm3101_v1.0, whole genome shotgun sequence DNA includes these proteins:
- the LOC121254476 gene encoding LOW QUALITY PROTEIN: serine/threonine-protein kinase SRK2E (The sequence of the model RefSeq protein was modified relative to this genomic sequence to represent the inferred CDS: deleted 2 bases in 1 codon), with product MDRSAITVGGMDMPIMHDSDRYELVKDIGSGNFGVARLMRDKQTEELVAVKYIERGEKIDENVRREIINHRSLRHPNIVRFKEVILTPTHLAIVMEYASGGELFERICNAGRFSEDEARFFFQQLISGVSYCHAMQVCHRDLKLENTLLDGSPAPRLKICDFGYSKSSVLHSQPKSTVGTPAYIAPEVLLKKEYDGKVADVWSCGVTLYVMLVGAYPFEDPEEPKNFRKTIQRILNVQYSIPDYVHISPECSHLISRIFVADPAKRITIPEIRNHEWFLKNLPADLVDENSKNTQFEEPDQPMQSDEDIMRIIAEATIPAAGSHSLNQYLTGSLEFDEDMEEDLETDPDLDIDSSGEIVYAM from the exons ATGGATCGTTCGGCGATCACTGTGGGC GGCATGGACATGCCGATCATGCACGATAGTGATCGGTACGAACTGGTGAAAGATATCGGCTCGGGAAATTTCGGGGTGGCTAGGCTGATGAGGGACAAGCAGACCGAGGAGCTGGTCGCCGTGAAGTACATTGAGAGGGGTGAGAAG ATAGATGAGAATGTACGGAGGGAAATTATAAACCACAGGTCCTTGAGACATCCCAACATTGTTAGATTCAAAGAG GTCATATTAACACCAACTCATCTAGCTATTGTGATGGAATATGCCTCTGGAGGAGAGCTCTTTGAACGGATATGCAATGCTGGGCGGTTCAGTGAGGATGAG GCGCGCTTCTTCTTCCAGCAACTTATATCAGGAGTTAGCTACTGTCATGCAATG CAAGTATGCCATCGTGACTTGAAATTGGAGAACACATTATTGGATGGAAGTCCGGCTCCTCGTTTAAAGATTTGTGATTTTGGGTACTCCAag TCCTCAGTGCTGCATTCACAACCAAAATCAACTGTTGGCACTCCTGCATATATTGCTCCAGAAGTGTTACTGAAGAAAGAATATGACGGCAAG GTTGCAGACGTGTGGTCTTGTGGGGTGACCTTATATGTCATGTTGGTGGGTGCATACCCTTTCGAGGATCCTGAAGAGCCTAAAAACTTCCGCAAGACAATTCAA CGAATTTTGAATGTCCAGTACTCAATTCCTGACTACGTTCATATATCTCCAGAGTGCAGCCATTTGATCTCGAGGATATTTGTAGCTGACCCTGCTAAG AGGATAACTATTCCTGAGATTAGGAACCACGAGTGGTTTTTGAAGAACCTTCCAGCAGATCTCGTGGATGAAAACTCAAAGAACACTCAGTTTGAAGAGCCTGATCAACCCATGCAAAGCGATGAGGATATCATGCGGATAATTGCTGAGGCTACCATTCCTGCTGCAGGGAGCCACAGTCTCAACCAGTATCTGACTGGCAGCTTGGAATTTGACGAAGACATGGAGGAGGACTTGGAGACTGATCCTGACCTTGACATTGATAGCAGCGGAGAGATAGTCTATGCAATGTGA
- the LOC121254472 gene encoding la-related protein 6C, protein MAQAQPEEKIQDSTQEKYMKETNDTAAFKFNAHAPEFVPRSHTQMPVSGYFYPCFNFLGGTGTGSEWFIVSDHEPVFFISNTNVAPPDRSKNILTDELKQKIIKQVEYQLSNMSLLANESLAKHVNKDPEGYVPISVIASAKKIKSLVSNNPNPVLAQALRSSSRLVVSDDGKKVRRKDPFTEKEKEELQARIVVAENLPEDHSHQNLEKILGVVGSVKSIRICHPQEPNSSRSKGDFLVSNKLHALVEYESTEIAEKAVEKLNDERNWRKGLRVRLLLRRSPKSVLKNRKTEFDVILDEDEAPESPGDSCQPNNIESVLESNAEENAVGSKKLGWGRGRGKSRGRGQSCHSGGRGLHAPSPQSNSGIQAETSAKQAASKGPRMPDGTKGFTVGRGKPLITPAPVTSP, encoded by the exons ATGGCACAAGCACAACCTGAGGAGAAAATCCAAGACAGTACCCAAGAAAAGTACATGAAAGAAACAAACGACACTGCAGCTTTCAAATTCAATGCCCACGCACCTGAATTTGTCCCAAGATCACACACTCAGATGCCCGTTTCGGGTTATTTCTATCCATGCTTTAACTTTCTTGGCGGGACTGGTACTGGGTCCGAGTGGTTCATTGTTAGTGATCACGAGcctgtattttttatttccaacacGAATGTCGCACCACCCGATCGCTCCAAGAACATTCTCACGGATGAGCTTAAGCAGAAGATCATCAAACAG GTGGAATATCAGTTGAGCAACATGAGTCTGCTCGCAAATGAATCTTTGGCGAAACACGTAAATAAAGATCCCGAAGGTTATG TTCCGATATCTGTTATTGCTTCAGCAAAAAAGATCAAGTCCCTTGTTAGCAATAATCCCAACCCTGTACTTGCCCAAGCACTTCGGTCCTCTTCAAGGCTT GTGGTGAGTGATGACGGCAAGAAGGTTAGACGGAAAGATCCTTTCactgagaaagagaaagaggagtTGCAG GCTCGTATTGTTGTTGCAGAGAACTTGCCCGAAGATCACTCTCATCAAAACCTTGAGAAAATACTTGGGGTGGTTGGAAG TGTGAAATCAATTCGAATATGCCATCCCCAGGAACCCAATTCATCTCGCTCCAAAGGCGATTTTTTAGTTAGTAACAAG CTACATGCACTTGTGGAATATGAGTCTACAGAGATAGCTGAAAAAGCG gttgagaaattgaatgaTGAAAGGAACTGGAGAAAAGGGCTCCGAGTAAGGTTGCTGCTTAGACGCTCG CCAAAATCTGTTCTAAAGAACAGAAAGACAGAGTTTGATGTCATCTTAGACGAGGACGAGGCACCTGAATCCCCCGGAGATTCCTGTCAGCCAAACAACATAGAATCTGTCTTAGAGAGCAAC GCTGAGGAAAATGCAGTGGGATCAAAGAAATTAGGATGGGGTCGAGGACGTGGAAAATCCAGAGGACGTGGCCAAAGCTGCCATAGTGGAGGACGTGGGCTGCATGCCCCATCTCCACAATCGAACAGCGGCATTCAGGCCGAAACATCTGCCAAACAGGCCGCTTCCAAGGGACCAAGAATGCCGGACGGGACAAAGGGTTTCACCGTTGGACGAGGCAAGCCGTTGATTACTCCAGCTCCAGTCACTTCACCTTGA
- the LOC121254474 gene encoding LOW QUALITY PROTEIN: transcription factor HHO6-like (The sequence of the model RefSeq protein was modified relative to this genomic sequence to represent the inferred CDS: inserted 1 base in 1 codon), with product MGSVPPELSLDFRPTFVPKSISDFLXEVSRIGDVSERASKLEDFVKTLEEELRKIDAFKRELPLCMTLLNDAIRALKEESIQCTAPNEAQPLLGEFIPLKKDCDRSEETKKEKDYRDKKNWMSSFQLWNTDDHPSTDCTKHNAKSETKGSEEASELGSEDPFQSCKNRVEGVGFMPFKAYSGCPVASKEEREEFPVHGLSLLTPGIKNPREESNSNGSRNGCSRSVSSSAPTANIRSVTQHPQQQTARKQRRCWSPELHRRFVNALQQLGGSQAATPKQIRELMQVDGLTNDEVKSHLQKYRLHTRRLPANNASAAPTNQSVVVLGGLWMPQDQYGESSKASSSQSGSPQGPLQLTGNTGGTSTTGGDIMEDDEDAKSEGYSWKSHIPKPGKINV from the exons ATGGGTTCGGTTCCGCCTGAGCTGAGCTTGGATTTTAGGCCGACTTTTGTACCCAAATCAATCAGTGATTTCC GGGAGGTTTCCAGGATTGGGGACGTCTCGGAGAGGGCATCGAAGCTCGAAGATTTCGTGAAAACATTGGAGGAGGAATTGAGGAAGATCGACGCGTTTAAACGCGAGCTTCCTCTCTGCATGACTTTATTGAACGATG CGATTCGAGCTCTGAAGGAGGAGTCAATACAATGCACTGCGCCAAATGAGGCTCAACCACTGTTGGGGGAGTTCATACCACTGAAGAAAGATTGTGATCGAAGTGAAgaaaccaagaaagaaaaagactaCAGGGATAAGAAGAATTGGATGAGCTCATTTCAGCTCTGGAACACTGATGATCATCCCTCGACTGATTGCACAAAACATAACGCCAAATCAGAAACGAAg GGGAGCGAGGAAGCAAGTGAATTAGGAAGTGAGGACCCATTCCAGTCTTGTAAAAACAGGGTTGAAGGGGTGGGATTTATGCCATTCAAGGCATATTCAGGTTGTCCCGTTGCGAGCAAGGAAGAAAGGGAGGAATTTCCAGTTCATGGGCTTTCGCTTCTCACTCCGGGTATTAAGAATCCTAGGGAAGAATCCAATTCTAACGGTTCGAGAAATGGCTGTAGCAGGTCAGTTTCCTCCTCTGCTCCTACTGCAAATATACGGAGCGTGACACAGCACCCGCAGCAGCAGACTGCTAGGAAGCAGAGGAGGTGCTGGTCACCAGAGTTGCACAGGCGGTTTGTCAATGCTTTGCAGCAACTTGGAGGTTCACAAG CGGCCACGCCAAAGCAAATTAGAGAACTGATGCAGGTGGACGGACTCACCAATGATGAAGTTAAGAGTCATTTACAA AAATACAGACTACATACTCGAAGGCTTCCAGCTAATAATGCATCAGCTGCTCCTACAAATCAATCTGTTGTTGTTTTAGGAGGTTTGTGGATGCCCCAAGATCAGTATGGTGAATCTTCGAAGGCTAGCAGTTCCCAGTCTGGATCTCCCCAAGGTCCCCTCCAGTTAACTGGAAACACTGGAGGGACTTCAACCACCGGGGGTGACATCatggaagatgatgaagatgcaAAATCTGAAGGCTATAGCTGGAAAAGTCACATTCCAAAACCTGGAAAAATCAATGTATAG
- the LOC121254220 gene encoding F-box protein At3g07870-like, producing the protein MDTRENTCLEEVPGDVLVDIFCRLPMKTLVQCRGVCKEWQDLLSSPIFVSFHLSRSVTALATGVSPDCLFFEHLSREDNVMVTKLGMEFDFNGAASLNGLICSWNYREKRVSVSNPIIGKRITLPESQKEYGISHFKPMLRIGISPETGLYKVLKIQPRRESRSKTKWAAEICTLGVGAVTWRNIADVPQKFLFCTTLDGTFFNGAFHFIFTRDSPEFNDYICSFDFDNEKFQSNLEQPSPPLDNEECPEWLGLGVLTDCLSVSNIYGLGNGNPDIEVWVMKEYGVTKSWTKVFALENPMETLSSPSGFKIIKFLETIGIHSRFFALLYVPSFVWLEDVEVGESSREIEQCLSEL; encoded by the exons ATGGATACTAGGGAGAATACATGTCTAGAAGAAGTGCCGGGCGATGTCCTTGTAGATATTTTCTGCAGACTTCCCATGAAGACGTTGGTCCAATGTAGGGGCGTATGCAAAGAATGGCAGGATTTGCTTTCAAGCCCTATATTTGTCAGCTTCCATCTCTCGAGATCGGTCACTGCCCTCGCGACAGGAGTAAGTCCAGACTGTTTATTTTTCGAGCATTTATCTAGAGAAGATAATGTAATGGTAACGAAATTGGGGATGGAGTTTGATTTTAATGGCGCGGCTTCCTTGAATGGCTTAATATGCTCGTGGAATTACAGGGAAAAACGAGTTAGTGTATCTAATCCAATCATCGGAAAGCGCATAACTCTTCCCGAAAGCCAAAAGGAGTATGGCATTTCACACTTCAAACCCATGCTGAGGATTGGAATTAGTCCAGAGACAGGCCTATACAAGGTGCTTAAAATTCAACCCAGAAGAGAATCCCGGTCAAAAACCAAATGGGCAGCAGAGATCTGTACGCTTGGAGTTGGTGCTGTCACTTGGAGAAACATTGCAGATGTCCCAcagaaatttttgttttgtacgACACTAGATGGCACTTTTTTCAACGGAgcattccattttattttcactCGAGATAGCCCCGAATTCAATGACTATATCTGTTCCTTTGATTTTGACAATGAGAAGTTCCAGTCAAATTTGGAGCAACCTAGTCCTCCCTTGGATAATGAAGAGTGTCCTGAGTGGTTGGGTCTGGGAGTATTGACAGATTGTCTCTCTGTATCCAACATCTATGGCCTCGGCAATGGAAATCCAGATATTGAAGTGTGGGTGATGAAGGAGTATGGTGTCACCAAATCATGGACAAAAGTGTTTGCTTTAGAGAACCCAATGGAAACCTTATCGTCACCTAGTGGTTTCAAGATCATCAA ATTCTTGGAGACTATTGGGATTCATTCAAGATTCTTTGCACTTCTGTATGTTCCCAGTTTTGTTTGGCTTGAAGATGTTGAGGTGGGAGAAAGCTCAAGAGAAATCGAGCAGTGCCTTTCCGAGCTCTAG
- the LOC121254219 gene encoding protein FAR-RED IMPAIRED RESPONSE 1-like, with amino-acid sequence MEKFVKQEIAVHMFVKMPVKTENGNGMKNLNVAIDADIEFSNNECDEVEIDKEIGGDETIEEPTVGMQFSSVEEVHAYYMKYGKKKRFGVSKRNIRQHDDGTVILDYTHACSPENARHFRCFKKVDARVSKMLEINDEACITLSKNFKSVVVEAGGYENVTFGEKECRNYIDKARRLRLGVGSGVALCNYFEDMQKRNPEFYYKIDVDNEMWLKNVFWADAQSRVVYESFGDVITFDTTYFTNAYKMPFAPFVGVNHHGQSILLGCGLISNEDANTFEWLFQSWLQCMNNQPQNAIITDQDKAMKIAISRVFPTSMHRFCLWHIISVSMSLMNIGAYDSALRRKVENEAIANFNSFNTDIPCISRYPLEKQFQSAYTLAKFKEVQEELRGFLYLTTKEIGCEDDRYMFVVVNEVQAESSCVKLISQIEQLKTQYPGIANHDTSNTVDTTHSTEASTLEFLVLW; translated from the exons atggAGAAATTTGTGAAACAAGAAATTGCAGTTCatatgtttgtgaaaatgcCTGTGAAAACcgaaaatggaaatggaatga AGAATTTGAACGTTGCAATAGATGCCGACatagaattttcaaataatgAGTGTGATGAGGTAGAAATTGATAAGGAGATTGGAGGTGATGAAACAATTGAAGAACCTACGGTTGGAATGCAATTTTCATCTGTAGAAGAAGTGCATGCTTATTATATGAAGTATGGTAAGAAGAAAAGGTTTGGGGTATCCAAAAGGAATATTAGACAGCATGACGATGGGACA GTGATATTGGATTACACCCACGCCTGTAGTCCGGAGAATGCAAGACATTTCAGATGCTTTAAGAAGGTTGATGCTCGTGTCTCTAAGATGCTTGAAATAAATGACGAGGCATGTATAACGTTGTCCAAAAATTTTAAGTCTGTGGTTGTTGAGGCGGGGGGTTATGAGAATGTAACATTCGGGGAGAAGGAGTGTCGAAACTACATTGACAAAGCACGACGACTTCGCCTCGGGGTTGGAAGTGGTGTAGCTCTATGTAACTATTTCGAAgatatgcaaaaaagaaatccgGAGTTTTATTATAAGATTGATGTTGACAATGAGATGTGGttaaagaatgtgttttgggcagATGCCCAGAGTAGAGTTGTGTATGAATCATTCGGGGATGTAATtacatttgatacaacatatTTCACTAATGCGTATAAAATGCCTTTTGCACCGTTTGTGGGTGTGAACCACCATGGGCAGTCAATCCTACTCGGTTGCGGATTGATATCCAATGAGGACGCAAATACATTTGAGTGGTTGTTTCAGTCATGGTTGCAGTGTATGAATAACCAACCGCAAAATGCAATCATCACAGACCAAGACAAGGCCATGAAAATTGCAATATCGAGGGTGTTTCCAACTTCTATGCATCGATTTTGCTTGTGGCATATAATTTCAGTTAGCATGAGTTTGATGAACATTGGTGCC TATGATTCGGCCCTTAGGAGGAAGGTAGAGAATGAAGCAATTGCTAACTTCAATTCCTTTAACACGGACATTCCTTGCATCAGTCGTTATCCTCTTGAGAAGCAATTTCAAAGTGCATATACTCTTGCTAAATTCAAAGAGGTACAGGAGGAATTGCGAGGATTTCTATATTTGACTACTAAGGAGATAGGGTGTGAGGATGATAGATATATGTTCGTTGTTGTGAATGAGGTCCAA GCTGAGAGCAGTTGTGTTAAATTGATTAGTCAGATAGAACAGTTGAAGACACAGTACCCTGGTATCGCTAATCATGATACTAGCAACACAGTTGATACAACTCATTCAACGGAGGCTTCAACCCTAGAGTTCTTAGTCCTTTGGTAG
- the LOC121254475 gene encoding pentatricopeptide repeat-containing protein At2g15820, chloroplastic, with product MLLSRAQDLPPSSTLTLASTCTLVPSLCSSKPYPKSVIRSIPMRSSLSLLRSLSFPLSHHRPHHRFLCSIFTLPFFLSPKPLKFRTLCAVSNRTSVEQLACEAPLSETQENWDFSDNNESEAAFDFDKNVGNLDLKHAAVPTLDVKELAELPEQWRRSRLAWLCKELPAHKGGTLVRVLNAQRKWMRQEDATYVAVHCMRIRENEAGFKVYKWMMQQHWYRFDFALATKLADYMGKERKFSKCREIFDDIINQGRVPSESTFHILIVAYLSSPIEGCLEEACSIYNRMIQLGGYQPRLSLHNSLFKALVGKPGASSKNYLKQAEFIFHNLVTSGLEIHKDIYGGLIWLHSYQDTVDRERIMSLLKEMQNAGLEEGKEVLLSMLRVCSKEGDVGEAERTWLKLLCIDCDIPPLAFVYKMEVYAKVGEPKKSLTIFREMQEQLGSSSVAAYHEIIEVLCKAQEVELAESLMVEFIKSNLKPLTPSYIDVMNMYFNLSLHDKLELVFSQCLEKCQPNRTVYSIYLDSLVKVGNLDKAEEIFNVMRSNQAIGVNSRSCNTILGGYLSSGEYVKAEKIYDLMCQKRYGIDSPLMEKLDYVLSLSRKQVKKPVSLKLSKEQREILVGLLLGGLQIESDEERKNHMLRFEFNENSSSHFVLKRHIHEQYYEWLHPSCKPSEDSDDIPRRFCTISHSYFGFYADQFWPKGRPMIPKLIHRWLSPCALAYWYMYGGCRTSSGDILLKLKGNPEGVDKVVKALKAKSLECRVKRKGRVFWIGFLGSNSSWFWKLIEPYVLDDMKDFLKVGVATSENISGETEDINYDDVSETDEMASNCSDDDS from the exons ATGCTTCTGAGCAGAGCTCAAGACCTCCCGCCATCCTCCACTCTTACGCTCGCCTCTACGTGTACGCTCGTACCTAGCCTTTGCTCCTCAAAACCTTACCCCAAAAGCGTAATCCGCTCAATCCCCATGcgctcctccctctcccttctccGCTCCCTCTCTTTCCCACTCTCCCACCACCGCCCACACCACCGATTCCTTTGCTCTATATTCACCCTACCTTTCTTTTTGTCCCCAAAACCCCTGAAGTTTCGTACTCTCTGCGCGGTTTCTAATAGGACTTCCGTCGAACAGTTGGCGTGCGAGGCTCCACTGTCCGAAACACAGGAGAATTGGGATTTCAGTGACAATAATGAGAGTGAGGCGGCTTTTGATTTCGATAAAAATGTTGGGAATCTGGATTTGAAGCACGCCGCGGTGCCGACTCTGGACGTGAAGGAGCTGGCGGAGCTGCCGGAACAGTGGAGGCGGTCGAGGCTGGCATGGCTATGTAAGGAACTCCCCGCGCATAAGGGCGGGACGCTTGTTCGGGTACTTAATGCACAGCGGAAGTGGATGAGGCAAGAGGACGCCACTTATGTCGCAGTGCATTGTATGCGGATTCGAGAGAACGAGGCCGGGTTTAAG GTGTACAAATGGATGATGCAACAACATTGGTATCGATTTGATTTTGCTCTGGCTACCAAGCTAGCTGATTACATGGGTAAGGAGCGGAAGTTCTCAAAATGTCGAGAGATATTTGACGATATAATCAATCAGGGACGTGTGCCTAGTGAATCTACATTCCATATACTGATTGTTGCCTATCTTAGTTCACCGATTGAAGGTTGCTTGGAGGAAGCATGTAGCATTTACAATCGTATGATTCAGCTTGGAGGTTACCAGCCCCGACTTAGCTTGCATAATTCCCTCTTCAAAGCTCTTGTAGGCAAACCAGGAGCCTCCTCAAAGAATTATCTCAAACAAGCTGagtttatttttcacaatttgGTGACAAGTGGACTGGAGATACACAAGGATATCTATGGTGGCCTTATTTGGTTACATAGCTATCAGGACACCGTTGATAGAGAAAGAATAATGTCATTACTGAAGGAAATGCAAAATGCAGGACTTGAAGAGGGCAAAGAAGTGCTTTTGTCCATGTTGCGTGTTTGCTCAAAAGAGGGAGATGTGGGGGAAGCAGAACGAACTTGGCTCAAACTCCTCTGTATAGACTGTGACATCCCACCTCTGGCTTTTGTGTATAAAATGGAAGTCTATGCCAAGGTTGGAGAACCCAAAAAATCCCTGACaatattcagagagatgcagGAACAATTGGGTTCATCCAGTGTTGCAGCATATCATGAAATCATAGAGGTTTTATGTAAGGCTCAAGAAGTAGAACTTGCAGAGTCCCTTATGGTGGAATTCATAAAGAGTAATTTGAAGCCACTTACACCATCTTATATTGATGTGATGAATATGTACTTCAACTTGAGCCTACATGATAAATTAGAGCTAGTCTTCTCCCAGTGCCTTGAGAAATGTCAACCCAATCGCACCGTTTACAGTATATACCTGGATTCTTTGGTGAAAGTTGGCAATCTTGACAAGGCTGAGGAGATCTTTAATGTAATGCGGAGTAACCAGGCGATTGGTGTTAACTCTCGATCCTGCAACACTATTTTAGGTGGATATCTGTCTTCAGGAGAGTATGTAAAGGCAGAGAAGATATATGATCTGATGTGCCAGAAGAGATACGGTATTGATTCCCCTTTAATGGAGAAGCTTGATTATGTTCTGAGTTTGAGTAGGAAACAGGTTAAGAAACCAGTAAGTCTGAAGCTAAGCAAAGAACAACGAGAGATTTTGGTGGGTTTGCTCTTGGGTGGGTTGCAGATTGAATCAGATGAAGAGAGGAAGAACCACATGCTTCGGTTTGAATTCAATGAAAATTCCAGctctcattttgttttgaagagaCATATACATGAGCAATATTATGAGTGGTTACATCCATCATGTAAGCCAAGCGAAGATTCCGATGACATACCACGTAGATTTTGTACAATCTCCCATTCTTATTTTGGTTTCTATGCGGACCAGTTTTGGCCAAAAGGCAGGCCCATGATCCCAAAGTTAATTCATAGGTGGCTGTCGCCATGTGCTCTTGCATACTGGTATATGTATGGGGGCTGTAGAACTTCTTCAGGGGATATTTTATTGAAGCTGAAAGGAAATCCTGAGGGTGTTGACAAGGTTGTAAAAGCATTGAAGGCAAAGTCCTTGGAGTGCAGGGTGAAGAGGAAGGGAAGAGTATTTTGGATAGGTTTTCTGGGAAGCAATTCCTCGTGGTTTTGGAAACTTATTGAACCTTATGTTTTAGATGACATGAAAGATTTTCTGAAAGTAGGTGTTGCAACCTCGGAAAACATTTCGGGAGAAACTGAGGACATTAATTATGATGATGTGTCAGAAACCGATGAAATGGCCTCTAATTGTAGTGATGATGATTCATGA